Proteins from one Hemiscyllium ocellatum isolate sHemOce1 chromosome 8, sHemOce1.pat.X.cur, whole genome shotgun sequence genomic window:
- the LOC132818125 gene encoding serine/arginine-rich splicing factor 5-like isoform X2 has translation MEKNFAMKGLQLNMLDHDQEEVGTEAADSHHASVIADQLVEEKKEVAVQFTLNTELLWKICPPGLVGRSPSATSCQHISSFNLENDMVCVDISMASIRSLRDQTTGRVHFSTDLKDLMKQAGEVTFVDAHRNKNEGVVEFATSSDMRNALNKLEGKEINGRKIRLIEDRKRRTRSRSHNRSSSRSRSRSPSSKQSKSESRSRSRSRGKSHSASRSPVRKDQPVMNNQAHSRSKYSGLTNQSRSRSRSVESAD, from the exons ATGGAAAAGAACTTTGCAATGAAAG GGTTACAATTGAATATGCTCGATCACGATCAAGAGGAGGTTGGCACAGAAGCAGCAGATTCCCACCACGCTTCAGTTATCGCAGATCAATTGGTGGAGGAGAAGAAAG AGGTGGCCGTCCAGTTCACACTGAATACAGAATTATTGTGGAAAATCTGTCCTCCAGGGTTAGTTGGCAG GTCCCCATCTGCTACCTCTTGCCAACACATTTCCTCCTTCAACTTGGAAAATGACATGGTCTGTGTAGACATCTCCATGGCCAGCATCCGTTCACTTCGTGATCAGACAACTGGACGTGTGCACTTTAGTACG GATTTGAAGGACTTAATGAAGCAGGCTGGAGAAGTTACATTTGTAGATGCacacagaaacaaaaatgaagg GGTGGTTGAGTTTGCCACATCTAGTGACATGAGAAATGCTCTCAACAAGCTGGAAGGTAAAGAGATAAATGGTCGAAAAATAAGATTAATTGAAGATCGGAAACGCAG GACCAGAAGCAGATCTCACAATAGAAGTTCCTCAAGATCTCGCAGTCGGTCACCATCATCTAAGCAGTCAAAATCAGAAAGTAGGTCCAGAAGCAGGAGTCGTGGCAAATCCCATTCTGCAAGCAGATCACCTGTTAGAAAAGATCAACCAGTGATGAATAACCAGGCCCATTCAAGATCTAAATATTCTGGATTGACAAACCAGTCAAGGTCCAGATCACGTTCTGTTGAAAGTGCTGATTAG
- the LOC132818125 gene encoding serine/arginine-rich splicing factor 5-like isoform X1, with product MRCRVFIGHLSPYAREKDVERFFKGYGRIREINLKNGFGFVEFEDYRDADDAVYELNGKELCNERVTIEYARSRSRGGWHRSSRFPPRFSYRRSIGGGEERGGRPVHTEYRIIVENLSSRVSWQDLKDLMKQAGEVTFVDAHRNKNEGVVEFATSSDMRNALNKLEGKEINGRKIRLIEDRKRRTRSRSHNRSSSRSRSRSPSSKQSKSESRSRSRSRGKSHSASRSPVRKDQPVMNNQAHSRSKYSGLTNQSRSRSRSVESAD from the exons ATGAGGTGTCGTGTGTTCATTGGTCACTTAAGCCCTTATGCCCGAGAAAAGGACGTTGAGAGGTTTTTCAAGGGATATGGTCGCATTCGAGAAATCAACTTAAAAAATGGCTTTGGTTTTGTG GAATTTGAGGATTACCGAGATGCTGATGATGCAGTCTATGAGTTGAATGGAAAAGAACTTTGCAATGAAAG GGTTACAATTGAATATGCTCGATCACGATCAAGAGGAGGTTGGCACAGAAGCAGCAGATTCCCACCACGCTTCAGTTATCGCAGATCAATTGGTGGAGGAGAAGAAAG AGGTGGCCGTCCAGTTCACACTGAATACAGAATTATTGTGGAAAATCTGTCCTCCAGGGTTAGTTGGCAG GATTTGAAGGACTTAATGAAGCAGGCTGGAGAAGTTACATTTGTAGATGCacacagaaacaaaaatgaagg GGTGGTTGAGTTTGCCACATCTAGTGACATGAGAAATGCTCTCAACAAGCTGGAAGGTAAAGAGATAAATGGTCGAAAAATAAGATTAATTGAAGATCGGAAACGCAG GACCAGAAGCAGATCTCACAATAGAAGTTCCTCAAGATCTCGCAGTCGGTCACCATCATCTAAGCAGTCAAAATCAGAAAGTAGGTCCAGAAGCAGGAGTCGTGGCAAATCCCATTCTGCAAGCAGATCACCTGTTAGAAAAGATCAACCAGTGATGAATAACCAGGCCCATTCAAGATCTAAATATTCTGGATTGACAAACCAGTCAAGGTCCAGATCACGTTCTGTTGAAAGTGCTGATTAG
- the LOC132818125 gene encoding serine/arginine-rich splicing factor 5-like isoform X3, translating into MRCRVFIGHLSPYAREKDVERFFKGYGRIREINLKNGFGFVEFEDYRDADDAVYELNGKELCNERVTIEYARSRSRGGWHRSSRFPPRFSYRRSIGGGEERGGRPVHTEYRIIVENLSSRVSWQDLKDLMKQAGEVTFVDAHRNKNEGLFRECCE; encoded by the exons ATGAGGTGTCGTGTGTTCATTGGTCACTTAAGCCCTTATGCCCGAGAAAAGGACGTTGAGAGGTTTTTCAAGGGATATGGTCGCATTCGAGAAATCAACTTAAAAAATGGCTTTGGTTTTGTG GAATTTGAGGATTACCGAGATGCTGATGATGCAGTCTATGAGTTGAATGGAAAAGAACTTTGCAATGAAAG GGTTACAATTGAATATGCTCGATCACGATCAAGAGGAGGTTGGCACAGAAGCAGCAGATTCCCACCACGCTTCAGTTATCGCAGATCAATTGGTGGAGGAGAAGAAAG AGGTGGCCGTCCAGTTCACACTGAATACAGAATTATTGTGGAAAATCTGTCCTCCAGGGTTAGTTGGCAG GATTTGAAGGACTTAATGAAGCAGGCTGGAGAAGTTACATTTGTAGATGCacacagaaacaaaaatgaagg TTTATTCAGAGAATGCTGTGAATGA
- the LOC132818125 gene encoding serine/arginine-rich splicing factor 5-like isoform X4 has protein sequence MRCRVFIGHLSPYAREKDVERFFKGYGRIREINLKNGFGFVEFEDYRDADDAVYELNGKELCNERVTIEYARSRSRGGWHRSSRFPPRFSYRRSIGGGEERGGRPVHTEYRIIVENLSSRVSWQVPICYLLPTHFLLQLGK, from the exons ATGAGGTGTCGTGTGTTCATTGGTCACTTAAGCCCTTATGCCCGAGAAAAGGACGTTGAGAGGTTTTTCAAGGGATATGGTCGCATTCGAGAAATCAACTTAAAAAATGGCTTTGGTTTTGTG GAATTTGAGGATTACCGAGATGCTGATGATGCAGTCTATGAGTTGAATGGAAAAGAACTTTGCAATGAAAG GGTTACAATTGAATATGCTCGATCACGATCAAGAGGAGGTTGGCACAGAAGCAGCAGATTCCCACCACGCTTCAGTTATCGCAGATCAATTGGTGGAGGAGAAGAAAG AGGTGGCCGTCCAGTTCACACTGAATACAGAATTATTGTGGAAAATCTGTCCTCCAGGGTTAGTTGGCAG GTCCCCATCTGCTACCTCTTGCCAACACATTTCCTCCTTCAACTTGGAAAATGA